A section of the Neorhizobium galegae bv. orientalis str. HAMBI 540 genome encodes:
- a CDS encoding outer membrane protein assembly factor BamD encodes MRKTARVALVSLVLAGAGFGVTACQSDPDIDITKLGLETDAPETLYNQGLANMKAGNLAEAGRKFDSIDRQNPFTEWGRKALVMSTFTKYRLGRNDEAVATGNRYMSQYPQSQDSAYVQYLVGLAYSKQIADVTQDQRAAVRTIDAMNKVVTNYPTSEYVEDAQAKIRFARDQLAGKEMQIGRYYLERKEYLAAIQRFRNVVEQYPNTNQVEEALARLTEAYYAMGITEEAQTAAAVLGRNYPDSQWYADSFKLLKGNGVEPRENRGSWISRAGAKLIGA; translated from the coding sequence ATGCGTAAGACGGCAAGAGTAGCGCTTGTGTCGCTGGTGCTGGCCGGCGCCGGCTTTGGCGTGACCGCCTGCCAGTCGGATCCCGATATCGACATCACCAAGCTCGGTCTCGAAACGGATGCGCCGGAGACGCTCTACAACCAGGGTCTCGCCAACATGAAGGCCGGCAACCTTGCCGAAGCAGGCCGCAAGTTCGATTCGATCGACCGCCAGAATCCCTTCACCGAATGGGGCCGCAAGGCGCTCGTCATGAGCACCTTCACCAAGTACCGGCTCGGCCGCAACGACGAGGCGGTGGCCACCGGCAACCGCTACATGAGCCAGTATCCGCAATCGCAGGATTCAGCCTATGTCCAGTATCTCGTCGGCCTTGCTTACTCCAAGCAGATCGCCGACGTGACCCAGGACCAGCGCGCTGCCGTGCGCACCATCGATGCGATGAACAAGGTCGTGACCAATTATCCGACCTCGGAATATGTCGAGGATGCGCAGGCGAAGATCCGCTTTGCGCGCGATCAGCTCGCCGGCAAGGAAATGCAGATCGGCCGCTATTATCTGGAGCGCAAGGAATACCTTGCCGCGATCCAGCGTTTCCGCAACGTGGTCGAGCAGTATCCCAACACCAACCAGGTGGAAGAGGCGTTGGCGCGTCTGACCGAAGCCTATTATGCGATGGGCATTACGGAAGAGGCGCAGACCGCTGCCGCGGTCCTCGGGCGCAATTATCCAGACAGCCAGTGGTATGCGGATTCCTTCAAGCTGCTGAAGGGCAACGGCGTCGAACCGCGCGAAAATCGCGGTTCGTGGATTTCCCGCGCCGGGGCCAAGCTGATCGGCGCTTAA
- the ftsZ gene encoding cell division protein FtsZ yields the protein MTIKLQKPDITELKPRITVFGVGGGGGNAVNNMITAGLEGVDFVVANTDAQALTMTKAERIIQMGARVTEGLGAGSQPEVGRAAAEECLDEIVDHLHGTHMCFVTAGMGGGTGTGAAPVVAQAARSKGILTVGVVTKPFHFEGQRRMRLAEMGIQELQKSVDTLIVIPNQNLFRIANDKTTFADAFAMADQVLYSGVACITDLMVKEGLINLDFADVRSVMREMGRAMMGTGEASGPGRAMQAAEAAIANPLLDETSMKGAQGLLISITGGRDLTLFEVDEAATRIREEVDPDANIILGATFDEALEGLIRVSVVATGIDRAAGSVDIRAAEMRAAAKPIIRPSAAIAPAPVAAQPAPVMQAAPAPRPAVDPIAETIRMAEAEMERELAIAEPQHQYAAPAPQPVAPQPVMQQQEEFRPQSRIFGAAPVEAPAPVMSRPAPAPQPAPVHQHVQPQPAPMMSQPAPRPAQPVYREPMAPSMSQVVQPVRMPKVEDFPPVVKAEMDHRAQPVSHVQEERGPMGLLKRITNSLGRREEEEPAHVEPAAPAPQQRRPLSAEASLYAPRRGNLDDHGRAVPQAHHEEDQLEIPAFLRRQSN from the coding sequence ATGACCATCAAGCTGCAAAAGCCTGATATCACCGAGTTGAAGCCTCGGATTACCGTGTTTGGCGTCGGTGGCGGCGGCGGTAACGCCGTCAACAACATGATCACCGCCGGCCTCGAGGGTGTCGACTTCGTCGTCGCCAACACCGACGCCCAGGCGCTGACCATGACCAAGGCCGAGCGCATCATCCAGATGGGTGCCCGAGTCACTGAAGGTCTCGGCGCCGGTTCGCAGCCGGAAGTCGGTCGCGCCGCCGCGGAAGAATGCCTCGACGAGATCGTCGATCACCTGCATGGCACACACATGTGCTTTGTCACCGCCGGCATGGGCGGCGGTACCGGCACGGGTGCAGCCCCGGTCGTCGCACAGGCAGCCCGCTCCAAGGGCATCCTGACGGTCGGCGTCGTCACCAAGCCGTTCCACTTCGAAGGCCAGCGCCGCATGCGCCTTGCCGAGATGGGTATCCAGGAATTGCAGAAGTCGGTCGACACGCTGATCGTCATTCCCAACCAGAACCTCTTCCGCATCGCCAACGACAAGACGACCTTCGCCGACGCGTTTGCGATGGCCGACCAGGTTCTTTATTCGGGCGTCGCCTGCATTACCGACCTGATGGTCAAGGAAGGCCTGATCAACCTCGACTTCGCCGACGTCCGCTCGGTGATGCGCGAGATGGGCCGCGCGATGATGGGCACCGGCGAAGCATCCGGCCCGGGCCGCGCCATGCAGGCCGCCGAAGCCGCGATCGCCAACCCGCTGCTCGACGAGACCTCGATGAAGGGCGCTCAAGGCCTGCTGATCTCGATCACCGGTGGTCGCGACCTGACGCTGTTCGAAGTCGACGAAGCCGCGACCCGCATCCGCGAAGAAGTCGATCCGGATGCCAACATCATCCTCGGCGCGACCTTCGACGAAGCGCTCGAAGGCCTGATCCGCGTGTCGGTCGTAGCGACCGGCATCGATCGTGCCGCCGGCTCGGTCGACATTCGCGCCGCCGAGATGCGCGCTGCCGCAAAGCCGATCATCCGTCCGTCGGCAGCGATTGCTCCGGCTCCGGTTGCCGCCCAGCCGGCTCCGGTCATGCAGGCCGCTCCGGCTCCGAGGCCGGCCGTCGACCCGATCGCCGAAACGATCCGCATGGCGGAAGCCGAGATGGAACGGGAACTGGCGATCGCAGAACCGCAGCACCAGTATGCGGCTCCGGCACCCCAGCCGGTCGCTCCGCAGCCGGTCATGCAGCAGCAGGAAGAGTTCCGTCCGCAGAGCCGCATCTTCGGTGCTGCTCCGGTCGAAGCACCGGCTCCGGTCATGAGCCGGCCGGCTCCTGCACCGCAACCGGCCCCGGTTCACCAGCACGTACAGCCGCAGCCTGCTCCGATGATGAGCCAGCCCGCTCCTCGCCCGGCACAGCCGGTCTATCGTGAGCCGATGGCGCCTTCGATGTCGCAGGTGGTACAGCCGGTTCGCATGCCGAAGGTCGAGGATTTTCCGCCGGTCGTGAAGGCCGAGATGGATCACCGCGCCCAGCCGGTGAGCCATGTGCAGGAAGAACGCGGCCCGATGGGTCTCCTGAAGCGGATCACCAACTCGCTTGGTCGCCGCGAAGAGGAAGAGCCTGCTCACGTCGAGCCGGCCGCACCGGCTCCGCAGCAGCGTCGTCCGCTGTCGGCGGAAGCAAGTCTTTATGCACCGCGCCGCGGCAATCTCGACGATCATGGACGTGCGGTTCCGCAGGCCCATCACGAGGAAGACCAGCTCGAAATTCCGGCCTTCCTGCGCCGTCAATCGAACTGA
- the murB gene encoding UDP-N-acetylmuramate dehydrogenase — protein MKQVNGEKLLASLGDDVNKLRGRLTPDAPMDRVTWFQAGGLAELMFQPHDVDDLVTFLQILPEDVPLTVVGVGSNLLVRDGGIPGVVLRLSAKGFGGVDLVGDNRIKAGAICPDKHIAAMAMDNGIGGFAFYYGIPGSIGGALRMNAGANGGETAGRVVEVHAVDRKGGTHVFSTAEMGYSYRHSSVPAEMIFTHAVFEGYPEERAKIRAEMDAVRQHRETVQPIKEKTGGSTFKNPEGHSAWKLIDEAGCRGLVSGGAQMSSLHCNFMINIGYASGYDLEYLGETIRQRVFEHSDIKLEWEIKRLGIFMPGREVRPFQGMTSE, from the coding sequence ATGAAACAGGTGAATGGGGAAAAGCTTCTGGCGTCGTTGGGGGATGACGTCAATAAACTGCGCGGAAGGCTGACGCCGGATGCGCCGATGGATCGCGTCACCTGGTTCCAGGCCGGCGGCCTCGCCGAACTGATGTTCCAGCCCCATGACGTCGACGACCTTGTGACTTTCCTGCAGATCCTGCCGGAAGACGTGCCGCTGACGGTAGTCGGCGTCGGTTCGAACCTGCTCGTCCGTGACGGAGGCATTCCCGGCGTCGTTCTGCGCCTCTCAGCCAAGGGGTTTGGCGGGGTCGATCTCGTCGGCGACAACCGTATCAAGGCCGGCGCGATCTGCCCCGACAAGCACATTGCCGCAATGGCGATGGACAACGGCATCGGCGGCTTCGCTTTCTATTACGGCATCCCCGGCTCGATCGGCGGCGCTCTGCGCATGAATGCCGGCGCCAATGGCGGCGAAACGGCCGGTCGCGTGGTCGAAGTTCATGCCGTCGACCGCAAGGGCGGCACGCATGTCTTCTCGACTGCCGAGATGGGCTACAGCTATCGCCATTCCTCGGTTCCGGCGGAGATGATCTTTACCCACGCGGTCTTCGAAGGATATCCCGAGGAGCGGGCAAAGATCCGTGCCGAGATGGATGCCGTGCGTCAGCATCGCGAGACGGTGCAGCCGATCAAGGAAAAGACCGGCGGCTCGACCTTCAAGAACCCGGAGGGCCATTCCGCCTGGAAGCTGATCGACGAGGCAGGCTGCCGCGGGCTGGTCAGCGGGGGAGCGCAGATGTCGTCGCTGCATTGCAATTTCATGATCAATATCGGCTATGCCAGCGGCTATGACCTCGAATATCTCGGCGAGACCATCCGCCAGCGAGTTTTCGAACATTCTGACATCAAGCTCGAATGGGAAATCAAGCGACTCGGCATCTTCATGCCCGGCCGCGAGGTGAGGCCGTTCCAGGGCATGACGAGCGAATGA
- the aqpZ gene encoding aquaporin Z, with amino-acid sequence MFKKLAAEFFGTFWLVFGGCGSAVLAAAFPDLGIGFVGVALAFGLTVLTMAYAVGGISGGHFNPAVSVGLTVAGRFPASSLLAYIVAQVVGAVVAALVLYLIASGKAGFQLGGFASNGYGEHSPGGYSLTSALLIELVLTGFFIFIILGATGPKAPAGFAPIAIGLALTLIHLISIPVTNTSVNPARSTGVALIVGDWALGQLWLFWVAPIVGAVLGALAWKLVDDSEARVAA; translated from the coding sequence ATGTTCAAAAAATTAGCGGCCGAGTTTTTCGGCACTTTCTGGCTTGTCTTCGGCGGATGCGGCAGCGCGGTTCTGGCGGCTGCATTTCCGGATCTCGGTATCGGCTTCGTCGGCGTTGCGCTCGCATTCGGCCTGACGGTGCTGACCATGGCTTATGCGGTCGGCGGTATTTCCGGCGGGCACTTCAATCCGGCGGTATCGGTGGGACTGACCGTCGCAGGCCGGTTCCCGGCATCGAGCCTTCTAGCTTATATCGTCGCGCAGGTCGTCGGGGCGGTCGTTGCGGCCCTGGTTCTCTATCTCATCGCTTCCGGCAAGGCTGGTTTCCAGCTCGGCGGCTTTGCGTCCAACGGTTATGGCGAGCATTCTCCGGGCGGCTATTCATTGACCTCCGCGCTGTTGATAGAACTGGTTCTCACCGGTTTCTTCATCTTCATCATTCTCGGCGCGACCGGGCCGAAGGCGCCGGCAGGCTTTGCTCCGATCGCAATCGGTCTTGCGCTGACGCTGATCCATCTGATCTCGATCCCCGTCACCAACACGTCCGTCAATCCGGCCCGTTCGACCGGGGTGGCGCTGATCGTCGGGGACTGGGCTCTCGGGCAGCTTTGGCTTTTCTGGGTTGCACCGATCGTGGGCGCCGTCCTCGGGGCGCTGGCCTGGAAGCTGGTGGACGATTCGGAAGCGCGGGTCGCGGCCTGA
- a CDS encoding cell division protein FtsQ/DivIB — translation MFALIGRKAGGPRGRSQALYLGAEERRVLPRPLRRVFRFCVSLATGRIHIPAHTGTVSAAGFFAAVGLYGMSLGGHGQAVAQATTAAVGFAIEDVRVSGNDQTSEIDILQLLGLDGTTSLVALDIDSARRKLSALPWVQYAEVRKIYPKTIEVMLKERQAFGIWQHGSELSLIEKNGSVIAPLRDNKFASLPLFVGRDAEAAAASFEDALSGWPELKNRVKAYVRIAGRRWDLHLDNGVVLKLPEGNVAKALAMLAKLEKDQGVLERDVAAVDLRLEDRTTVQLTPGALDRRREALDARSKALKKLGEQS, via the coding sequence GTGTTTGCGTTGATCGGCAGAAAAGCGGGTGGACCGCGTGGCCGTTCTCAGGCTCTTTATCTCGGTGCCGAAGAGCGCCGGGTGCTTCCGCGCCCGCTTCGCCGGGTGTTTCGTTTCTGCGTCAGCCTCGCCACGGGCCGCATCCATATTCCGGCCCATACCGGAACCGTTTCCGCTGCCGGCTTCTTCGCCGCGGTCGGTCTCTACGGCATGTCGCTCGGCGGTCACGGTCAGGCCGTCGCGCAGGCGACCACGGCGGCTGTCGGCTTTGCGATCGAAGACGTTCGCGTTTCCGGTAATGATCAGACCTCCGAAATCGACATCCTGCAGCTTCTCGGGCTCGATGGCACGACGTCACTCGTCGCTCTCGATATCGATTCGGCTCGCCGCAAGCTCTCGGCGCTTCCCTGGGTCCAGTATGCGGAAGTCCGCAAGATCTACCCGAAGACGATCGAGGTGATGCTGAAAGAGCGTCAGGCCTTCGGCATCTGGCAGCACGGTTCGGAACTCTCGCTGATCGAAAAGAACGGCAGCGTAATTGCGCCGCTTCGCGACAACAAGTTCGCTTCCCTGCCGCTCTTCGTCGGCCGCGATGCCGAGGCGGCTGCGGCCTCTTTCGAGGACGCCCTGTCGGGCTGGCCGGAGCTGAAGAACCGGGTGAAAGCCTATGTCCGCATCGCCGGCCGCCGCTGGGATCTGCACCTCGACAACGGCGTCGTGCTGAAGCTGCCTGAGGGCAATGTCGCCAAGGCGCTCGCCATGCTCGCCAAGCTCGAAAAGGATCAGGGCGTGCTGGAGCGTGACGTCGCCGCCGTCGATCTTCGGCTTGAGGATCGCACCACTGTTCAGCTCACCCCTGGCGCTCTGGATCGCCGCAGGGAAGCGCTCGACGCACGATCAAAGGCCCTGAAGAAACTGGGAGAGCAGTCTTGA
- the recN gene encoding DNA repair protein RecN, with amino-acid sequence MLIQLSIRDIVLIERLDLAFETGLSVLTGETGAGKSILLDSLSLALGGRGDGGLVRHGEDKGQVTAVFDVSGSHGARKLLRDNGIDDDGDLIFRRIQSADGRTRASINDQPVSVQLMRQAGQLLVEIHGQHDDRALIDTDAHRTLLDAFTGLSDEVLQLSGLYRSWKDADRAFKTHRAKVEAAAREADYIRASVEELEALSPRDGEEDELAEQRSRMQKSERIAGDISEASEFLNGNASPVPLIASLVRRLERKSHEAPGLLEETVELLDQALNYLSNAQMEVEAALRRTEFDPRELERVEERLFALRAAGRKYSIPVADLPALAEKMISDLADLDAGEEKLAELEKLTAAAKAAYDRAAAVLSEKRRHGAEALAEAVMAELPALKLERARFMVDVASDPEAASAEGIDTVEFHVQTNPGTRPGPIMKVASGGELSRFLLALKVALADRGSAPTLVFDEIDTGVGGAVADAIGQRLKRLSDKVQVLSVTHAPQVAARAATHLLISKGPAGEGTDKIATRVATMEPEHRTEEIARMLAGASVTDEARAAAKRLLAGNG; translated from the coding sequence ATGCTGATCCAGTTGTCGATCCGCGATATCGTTCTGATCGAGCGGCTGGATCTTGCCTTCGAGACCGGCCTTTCGGTGCTGACCGGTGAAACCGGCGCCGGCAAATCGATCCTGCTCGACAGTCTTTCGCTGGCGCTCGGCGGCCGTGGCGATGGCGGCCTGGTCCGTCATGGCGAGGATAAGGGCCAGGTGACGGCCGTCTTCGACGTGTCCGGCAGCCACGGCGCCCGAAAACTCCTGCGCGACAACGGCATCGACGACGATGGCGACCTGATCTTCCGCCGCATCCAGTCGGCCGATGGTCGCACGCGCGCCTCGATCAACGACCAGCCGGTCAGCGTGCAGCTGATGCGCCAGGCCGGCCAGCTTCTGGTCGAGATCCACGGACAGCACGACGACCGGGCACTGATCGATACCGACGCGCACCGTACGCTGCTCGACGCCTTTACCGGCTTAAGCGACGAGGTGCTGCAGCTTTCCGGTCTTTATCGCTCCTGGAAGGACGCGGATCGGGCCTTCAAGACCCATCGCGCCAAGGTCGAGGCCGCGGCCCGCGAAGCCGATTATATCCGTGCCTCGGTGGAAGAGCTGGAAGCGCTGTCGCCGCGTGATGGTGAAGAGGACGAGCTTGCCGAACAGCGTTCGCGAATGCAGAAGTCCGAGCGCATCGCCGGCGACATTTCCGAGGCCTCGGAATTCCTCAATGGCAATGCATCGCCCGTGCCGCTGATCGCCTCGCTGGTGCGGCGCCTGGAGCGCAAGAGCCACGAGGCGCCGGGCCTGCTCGAAGAAACCGTCGAGCTTCTCGATCAGGCGCTCAACTACCTCTCCAATGCCCAGATGGAAGTCGAGGCGGCGCTGAGGCGCACCGAATTCGATCCGCGCGAACTGGAGCGGGTCGAGGAGCGCCTGTTTGCGCTCCGGGCCGCCGGCCGCAAATATTCGATCCCGGTCGCCGACCTGCCAGCGCTTGCCGAAAAGATGATATCGGACCTTGCCGATCTCGATGCCGGCGAGGAGAAGCTCGCCGAGCTGGAAAAGCTGACCGCCGCCGCCAAGGCCGCCTACGATCGGGCCGCCGCCGTCCTGTCCGAGAAGCGCCGGCATGGTGCCGAGGCACTGGCCGAAGCCGTGATGGCCGAGCTGCCGGCGCTGAAGCTCGAACGGGCCCGTTTCATGGTCGATGTGGCGAGCGACCCTGAGGCTGCCAGCGCCGAGGGCATCGATACCGTCGAATTCCACGTCCAGACCAATCCCGGCACGCGTCCCGGCCCGATCATGAAGGTCGCCTCCGGCGGTGAGCTGTCGCGTTTCCTTCTGGCGCTCAAGGTGGCGCTCGCCGACCGCGGTTCGGCTCCCACGCTGGTCTTCGACGAAATCGATACCGGTGTCGGCGGTGCTGTCGCCGATGCGATCGGCCAGCGGCTGAAACGGCTGTCGGACAAGGTGCAGGTGCTTTCCGTCACTCACGCACCGCAGGTGGCCGCGCGCGCCGCGACCCATCTCCTGATCTCCAAGGGACCGGCCGGCGAGGGCACCGACAAGATCGCCACCCGCGTCGCGACCATGGAGCCGGAACACCGCACCGAAGAGATCGCCCGCATGCTCGCCGGCGCATCGGTGACCGACGAAGCGAGGGCTGCGGCGAAGCGGCTGCTGGCGGGGAACGGCTAG
- the ftsA gene encoding cell division protein FtsA: MSVFGSSHFGLPRMKPLSSKRSHVVSVLDIGSTKVVCMIARLTPRQESQVLPGRTHNIEIIGIGHQRSRGVKSGVIGDLDAAESVVRLAVDAAERMAGLTVDSLIVNVSAGRITSDVYTATIDLGGQEVEEADLKKVLIAASQQSLRQDRAILHSLPTGFSLDGERGIRDPLAMFGDTLGVDMHVVAAERATLKNLELCINRAHLSVEGMVATPYASGLAALVDDEVELGCAAIDMGGGTTTISVFAEGKLVHTDAISLGGHHVTTDLARGLSTRIEDAERMKVVHGSALANGSDERDVISVPPIGEDDRDQPTQVPRSLVTRIVQARIEETLELIRDRIQKSGFSPIVGKRVVLTGGASQLTGLSETARRILARNVRIGRPMGVSGLPTAAKGPAFSTAVGLMIYPQVADLETHASQSGLMATLGSGNGRLARVGQWLKESF; encoded by the coding sequence TTGAGCGTATTCGGTTCCTCCCATTTCGGCCTGCCGCGCATGAAGCCGCTGTCTTCCAAGCGTAGCCATGTCGTTTCGGTCCTGGATATCGGCTCCACCAAGGTGGTCTGCATGATCGCCCGGCTGACGCCTCGCCAGGAAAGCCAGGTCCTGCCGGGCCGCACCCACAATATCGAGATCATCGGCATCGGCCACCAGCGCTCGCGCGGTGTGAAGTCCGGCGTGATCGGCGATCTCGACGCAGCTGAAAGCGTCGTCCGTTTGGCGGTCGATGCCGCCGAGCGTATGGCCGGGCTTACCGTCGACAGCCTGATCGTCAATGTCTCCGCTGGCCGCATCACCAGCGACGTCTATACCGCGACGATCGATCTCGGCGGTCAGGAAGTGGAAGAGGCCGATCTCAAGAAGGTTCTGATTGCGGCAAGCCAGCAGTCGCTGCGCCAGGACCGCGCCATCCTTCATTCGCTGCCCACCGGCTTCTCGCTCGACGGCGAGCGCGGCATCCGCGATCCGCTGGCGATGTTCGGCGATACGCTTGGCGTCGACATGCATGTGGTCGCAGCCGAGCGTGCCACGCTGAAGAACCTCGAACTCTGCATCAACCGCGCCCACCTCTCGGTCGAGGGCATGGTCGCGACACCCTATGCCAGCGGCCTTGCAGCCCTCGTCGACGACGAAGTCGAACTCGGTTGCGCCGCGATCGACATGGGCGGCGGCACGACGACGATCTCGGTTTTCGCCGAAGGCAAGCTCGTTCATACGGACGCGATCAGCCTTGGCGGCCATCACGTGACGACCGACCTTGCCCGCGGGCTTTCCACCCGTATCGAGGATGCGGAGCGGATGAAGGTCGTACACGGTTCGGCGCTCGCCAACGGGTCCGACGAACGCGACGTGATCTCCGTCCCGCCGATCGGCGAGGACGACCGCGACCAGCCGACGCAGGTGCCGCGCTCGCTGGTCACCCGTATCGTGCAGGCCCGTATCGAAGAGACGCTCGAACTCATCCGCGACCGCATCCAGAAGTCGGGTTTCAGCCCGATCGTCGGCAAGCGCGTCGTGCTGACCGGTGGCGCCAGCCAACTCACCGGCCTTTCGGAAACGGCGCGCCGGATCCTCGCGCGCAACGTCCGGATCGGTCGCCCGATGGGTGTCTCTGGCCTGCCGACGGCAGCCAAGGGACCGGCGTTTTCGACGGCGGTCGGCCTGATGATCTATCCGCAGGTCGCGGACTTGGAAACACACGCTTCGCAGAGCGGCCTGATGGCCACGCTGGGAAGCGGCAATGGCCGGCTGGCCCGCGTCGGTCAGTGGTTGAAGGAAAGTTTTTGA
- a CDS encoding D-alanine--D-alanine ligase: protein MSDKHVAVLMGGFSSERPVSLSSGTACADALEGEGYRVTRVDVGRDVAAVLSELRPDVAFNALHGPFGEDGTIQGILEYLEIPYTHSGVLASALAMDKHQAKHVAKASGIPVAEAKAMSRFDIGNAHPMKPPYVVKPVREGSSFGVVIVQENQSHPPQIIGSSEWRYGDRVLVERYVYGRELTCGVMGDVALGVTEVVPLSHAFYDYDAKYAEGGSKHVIPAQISPNIYQKIQTLALKAHQAMGCRGVSRSDFRYDDRFSENGEVIWLEINTQPGMTPTSLVPEMAGHAGHSFGELVRWMVEDATCLR from the coding sequence ATGAGCGACAAGCACGTGGCTGTTTTGATGGGAGGGTTTTCCTCCGAGCGGCCTGTCAGCCTGTCCTCGGGCACTGCCTGCGCGGATGCTCTCGAAGGCGAAGGCTACCGCGTCACCCGCGTCGATGTCGGCCGGGATGTGGCGGCCGTCCTCTCTGAGCTTCGGCCGGACGTCGCCTTCAACGCCTTGCATGGGCCTTTCGGCGAAGACGGGACGATCCAGGGCATTCTCGAATATCTCGAAATTCCCTATACCCATTCCGGCGTGCTCGCGTCTGCGCTCGCCATGGACAAGCATCAGGCCAAACATGTTGCCAAGGCGTCCGGCATTCCGGTCGCCGAAGCCAAGGCGATGAGCCGGTTCGATATCGGCAATGCTCATCCGATGAAGCCGCCTTACGTGGTGAAGCCGGTCCGCGAGGGGTCGTCCTTCGGTGTCGTGATCGTCCAGGAAAATCAGTCGCATCCGCCGCAAATTATCGGTTCGTCCGAGTGGCGCTACGGCGATCGGGTTCTGGTCGAGCGGTATGTCTATGGCCGCGAGCTCACCTGCGGCGTGATGGGCGATGTGGCGCTTGGGGTTACCGAAGTGGTGCCGCTTAGCCACGCTTTTTACGATTACGACGCGAAATATGCGGAGGGTGGTTCGAAACACGTCATTCCGGCGCAAATTTCACCGAATATTTACCAAAAGATTCAAACACTAGCGCTTAAGGCGCATCAGGCGATGGGCTGCCGTGGCGTCAGTCGCTCCGACTTTCGCTACGACGACCGCTTCTCCGAGAACGGCGAGGTCATCTGGCTGGAAATCAATACGCAGCCGGGCATGACCCCGACATCCTTGGTGCCCGAAATGGCCGGCCATGCCGGCCACTCATTTGGTGAACTCGTCCGTTGGATGGTGGAGGACGCTACGTGTTTGCGTTGA
- the lpxC gene encoding UDP-3-O-acyl-N-acetylglucosamine deacetylase — MTIGLFGFQTTIASPVTLKGIGVHSGAPVSLTFQPAEAGTGVIFTRLLDDGSSVEYRAVSSQVGNTDLCTVLGTSLSRAVATIEHVMAALYALGVDNIMVEVDSGEMPIMDGSSYPFIEAIEQVGIVNLGIKRRYIRVLKPVRIDSGACWSEFRPYDGTRFEVEIDFSSPLIGRQSWKGDLTAETFKQELSRARTFGFMRDVERLWAAGYALGSSLENSVVISDDDTIVNVEGLRYKDEFVRHKTLDAVGDLALAGAQFIGCYRSYRGGHKMNANALKALMSDPTAYEVVEAPSSRAARVRAREFVPVNVPELTSWFA, encoded by the coding sequence ATGACTATCGGACTGTTCGGTTTCCAGACCACCATCGCCTCCCCGGTAACACTGAAGGGGATTGGCGTTCATTCTGGAGCCCCTGTCAGCCTCACTTTTCAACCGGCCGAAGCTGGTACCGGCGTGATCTTCACGCGCCTTCTGGACGATGGCAGCTCGGTTGAATATCGCGCCGTTTCCTCGCAGGTCGGCAATACCGATCTCTGCACCGTTCTCGGCACTTCGCTTTCCCGCGCCGTCGCGACGATCGAACACGTGATGGCCGCGCTCTACGCGCTCGGTGTCGACAATATCATGGTCGAAGTCGATAGCGGCGAGATGCCGATCATGGACGGCAGCTCCTATCCTTTCATCGAAGCCATCGAACAGGTCGGCATCGTCAATCTCGGCATCAAGCGCCGTTATATCCGCGTCCTGAAGCCGGTCCGCATCGACTCCGGCGCTTGCTGGTCGGAATTCCGGCCCTATGACGGCACTCGCTTCGAGGTGGAGATCGACTTCTCTTCGCCGCTGATCGGCCGCCAGAGCTGGAAAGGCGACCTGACCGCCGAGACCTTCAAGCAGGAACTCTCCCGCGCCCGCACCTTCGGTTTCATGCGCGACGTGGAGCGTCTCTGGGCTGCCGGCTACGCACTCGGTTCCTCGCTCGAAAATTCGGTCGTCATCTCGGACGACGACACGATCGTCAATGTCGAAGGCCTTCGCTACAAGGACGAATTCGTCCGCCACAAGACGCTTGATGCCGTCGGCGACCTGGCGCTTGCCGGCGCCCAGTTCATCGGCTGCTACCGGTCCTATCGCGGCGGCCACAAGATGAATGCCAATGCGTTGAAGGCGCTGATGAGCGACCCGACGGCTTATGAGGTCGTCGAGGCTCCGTCGTCGCGTGCGGCCCGCGTACGGGCACGGGAGTTCGTACCGGTCAACGTGCCGGAACTGACGTCCTGGTTTGCCTGA